The window CGGGCAGAAGTCTCGCGGTGGATGGGCCACCAGTCAACTGGCCCTCAAGTCAGGGACGTTGAACGTGAACGGCGACTACACGCCTACCGAACTACTCGGTTAGAACGGGAGTCCACTGACAAGCCTCGGGGCTTGACCCCGAGGAAGTTGACGCCGGATCGACTGTCTCCACGATCGCTCGAAATCACACTTGACGCGTCGGCGTATCCCCCGTACGTTGACGCTGTACGCCTCGATATCCACTGGTTCGTGACTGGCAATTACTTCGGAGCGCGACTCGTCTCGCGCAGTCGCTCGCGGGTCGTCGCGGCCTCGTCGGCGATCGCCGCCATCTCGTCGGGATTGGCGTCGTAGTACTCCAATGCAGCGTCGATCTCGTCGGCGGTCAGGTCGAACTCGTCGGCGACCGCTGTCGTCGACCATCCGTGTTCGCGGACGAGCGCCCCGAGCTGCTGCACGCCAACGCGGATCCCTTCAATGCGTGGCTTGCCACCGAGGACGTCCGGTGTCGACACCACGGGTATCGTCACATTTATACGCACGGATTCGCCGCCAGGAAGTATAACGCTTTGGCGAGGTCCCTCGGTTGTGTGTAATTATAGTAGCGTTTGCAAGTCTTCACTCACTCATACGACAGCGTGCGATCGGATGAGCAAGTAGTTGCAAACGCTCCTATCGTTCCGGCAGTTTTTCCTCGAACAGTCGGTCGAGCGCTGTCCAGAGTACCTCCGTCGGAATTTCGTTCTCGAACGTGGCGTGTTGGTGATCCGCAGCTCCTGTCGTGGGGTTCTCGTACTGGAAGTGTACGGGGCCGAGTTCGGGGTGATCATCGTCTCGATGCCAGCCACAGTTGAATCCGGTATTTGGGTCCGCGTAGTGAATTCGATAGTACTGGTCGTCTGCCGTGAAGCGCCATTCGACGTCAAGTGTCGGTGGATTCGGGCCGATCGAAGGATCGAGGCGCGCTGGATCGATGTGTGCACGGAGGAATTTCTTGGTGATGCTGTCGGGTTCGTAGGTGACTCTCGTTACGAACGGATAGCGTTGGAGGACATCTTTGAGTCCCTCGTAAACTGCACTATCGATTGTACCGGAGAGACCCATCGGTC is drawn from Halobellus limi and contains these coding sequences:
- a CDS encoding DUF433 domain-containing protein encodes the protein MTIPVVSTPDVLGGKPRIEGIRVGVQQLGALVREHGWSTTAVADEFDLTADEIDAALEYYDANPDEMAAIADEAATTRERLRETSRAPK